The Terriglobus roseus region ACGGCAGTCACCGCCACTCTGCGCCGATTCAGCGGCGTTCGGCCGACTCAAGCCCTTCACTCCAGGGACCTTTTCCACCGCTCAGGATGGTGGCTGCATGCGCCATGGTCAGATGCGAGAACGCCTGTGGGAAATTTCCTACCTGCCGCATTTCTTGCATGTCATATTCTTCTGCGATTAAGCCAAGCGGATTGCGTAACTTCAACAATCGCTCAAACATGGCGCGGGCTTCCGCCTGCTGGCCACTGAGATACATCACACCCGTCATCCAAAACGAACAAGCCAAGAAGGCACCTTCGCCCGGCGGCAATCCATCATCACCGTCCGTGTTGTATCGCAGTACTAGGTCGCCTCTCTGCAACTCTTGTTGAACCGCCTTAAGAGTGCCCGCCACCCGCGGGTCGTTCGCAGGCAAGAATCCTACAAGTGGGATTCGTAAAAGAGCCGCGTCAAGGGCATGCGATCCATACGCCTGCACAAACGTATTTCGCTCCGCGTCGTATCCATTCACGCATACATCCCGATGAATGGCGTCTCTTACATGGCGCCAGCGCTCTACCGCTTCCTGCAGCTTTGCATCACCTTTATCGTCAGTCCGTTCGTATCCTTCGATGGCGCGCGAAAATGCGACCCATGCCATCACTTTGGAATGCACAAAGTGTTGTTGTGGGCCGCGCACCTCCCATATGCCGTTGTCCGGTAGCTGCCAGATATTTTCCAGATGCTCAAGCATATTGATCACCAGCGACCGCACCGCCGGCCTCCACACATCGTCTTTCACGGTGGGCGTGTGTGAGAGTGCCGCAATCACCTCTCCAAACACATCTAACTGCAACTGTTCCGCAGCTTTATTTCCGATATTTACTGGCTTGGAATTCTCATAGCCCGGCAACCAATCTGCCTGCCATTCAGTCAATTGCCTTTCGCCTCCAAGCCCATAAAGAGACTGGATTTGTTCTGCCGAACCAGCTATGGCGCGAAGCAGCCATCCACGCCATGCCTGCGCTTCTTCTGTGTAACCTTCGTGTAACAACACCAGCAATGTGAAGGCTGTGTCACGCAGCCAGCAGCATCGATAGTCCCAATTACGCACACCGCCGATTTGTTCAGGAAGCGACGTTGTGGGTGCGGCTACAAGACCACCGGTAGGCCGATACGTCAGAGCCTTTAAAGTGATGAGCGAACGCTCCACGCAATCTTCCCAGTCCGTATGTCCTTTTCGCTGCGAGGTCCATTCTGTCCAGAAGATTTCTGTGTCGCGATAAGCATCGTGAGGATCGAAACTGGCGGGGTCCTCTTGGAGCGATGATCCGTATGACAGAACAAAACACACCGATTCTCCTTCGCGGACTTCGAAATCGCTCACAGTCGTGAGGCCTTCGCCATGTAAGGGCGCCTCGGTACGAAGAACTACAAGTTCAGGACCTGCAATGGCACGCATGTGATGATCGACACGTTCCACCCACGGAATGGTTCTGCCATAGTCGAACCTCAACACAAGATCCATGCGCATCTTCACGGAACCGCGCAGTCCTTTCACAATCCTCACAACATCCGAATTGTTCCCACGCGGTGGCATAAAGTCGCTCACAAGCACCGCGCCCCGCTCCGTCTTCCACACTTTTTCTACGATCAGAGTGTGCGGTTTGTATCGCCATTCGTCTTCCGTCACGACCTCCTCGGCCGACGGACGAATCTGAAAATAACCATGGTCTGCTGTTCCGAGCAACGCCGCGAAGCATGCACCGGAGGCGAATGTCGGCCAACAGAGCCAGTCCAGTGATCCGTTGCGGCAGATAAGCGCTGCCGTTTCGCAATCCCCAATCAAGGCGTAGTCTTCAATCCGAGCCGCATGTAGAGGCTCTTCTGTTTCGTGCTCTTCCTTGGTCAAGGAATTTTCTCCCGGTGGATAAGGCGTATAAGCGCAATGCAGGCAAACGCCTGATTCATCTCCGGCATCCTTACCTGAAGACGTTTGCTGGGATGACTCAGCGTGATTGGATGCAGTCAACCGCCTTCACGGAATGTCTGCAAAGAACGGCAAGGAGGAATTGCTTGAAGCCGAAGGAAGGCCGGAGCCGCGTCATCATCGAAAACGTGCAACCGCAGGTGGACTGCGGACGCCACGCAGTCAAGCGCGTAGTAGGTGATCGCGTTGTTGTATCGGCGGCCATCTATTCGGACGGACACGATCACGTTGCAGCAAAGCTTTTTTATCGACGCGAATCAGAAGACACCTGGCGCACCGCCCCCTTTATGGAACGCGGAAACGATGTGTGGGAAGCGGAGTTCACGGCAGATGCCATAGGCCCGTGGCTTTATACAGTGCAGGCATGGGTCGATCATTTCGGCACATGGGTTCATGATCTGCATAAGCGAATCGACGCGCAGACGACAACGTCCCCCGCGGAAATGCCCGGCGGTCCTGAACAGAACGAAGGTGGTTCCGCGACAGATGAAAATACCGTTGCTCTGGAAGACCTGACGGCTACAAAAAAGTCATCCACAGGAGCCAGCACTCCGGCCCCCTCGAACGATATCGCGCTGGCCCTTAGAACTGGCGCCACTCTGCTTGACCAGGCCTCGGCACGTGCACGCACTGCAGACGCGCAGACACTCAAAGGAGCGGCAAGCTCACTTCGTTATCTCGCGGAAAAGAACGCTAATTTTTATGAATTCCCGCTCAGCAACGACCTGATCCTGCTGGCACTTCAATATCCGGATTTAAACTTCGCCACTACGTATTCCAAAGGTTTTCCGCTCTGGGTGGATCGCGAACGTGCGCGATTCTCCACGTGGTACGAATTCTTTCCGCGCTCCTGCGGCGCAAACGGTGCACACGGCACACTGCGCGATGCCATGGCTTTACTTCCAGAAGTAGCTGAAATGGGATTCGACGTTGTCTATTTCCCTCCGATCCATCCCATTGGCACAGCCTTCCGCAAAGGGCGAAACAATTCCATCTTCGCCGCTCCGGACGACGTGGGGAGTCCATGGGCCATTGGCAATCGTGACGGCGGCCACAAGGCCATCCTGCGTGAACTAGGAACCTTCGCTGATTTTGAACAACTCATCGGGACGGCGCAAAAATTGAAGATGGAAATCGCGCTCGACATTGCATTCCAGTGCGCGCCCGATCATCCATGGGTTCACGACCATCCAAATTGGTTCAAAATCCGTCCGGATGGAAGCATTCAATATGCGGAGAATCCCCCCAAGAAATATCAGGACATCTATCCGATCAATTTCGAATCGGATGACTGGCGCGCACTCTGGGAAGAGTTATGCAGCGTCTTTCTGTTCTGGATCGACAAGGGCGTGCGTATCTTCCGCGTCGATAATCCGCACACAAAGGCGATTCCCTTCTGGGAGTGGTGCATCGCCGAAATTCGGCAGACGCATCCTGAAGTGGTCTTTCTGGCAGAGGCATTCACACGTCCGCACGTGATGTATGGATTGGCAAAGATTGGTTACACGCAGAGCTACACGTATTTCTCATGGCGAACGGAGAAACACGAACTTACGCAGTATATGCAGGAGATCACGACACCTCCGGTCAGCGAATTCTTCCGACCGAACCTATGGCCGAACACACCTGACATTCTGGTCGAATTCCTGCAGGAAGGCGGACGTGCAGCCTTTCAACAACGTGCCATCCTCGCTGCAACATTGAGTGCCAGTTATGGCATTTATGGTCCCACCTACGAATTGTGCGAACACGTTCCAGCAAAGCCCAAAAGCGAAGAGTATCTGGACAGCGAAAAGTACCAGTTGCGCACATGGGATCGCGAGGATCCAATCTCCATTGCGCCGCTCGTCACTTTGCTGAATCGCCTGCGAAACGCACATCCCGCATTGCAGACGAACGATTCTCTTCACTTTCACGGCATCAGTAATGATTCACTCATTGCCTACAGCAAAAGGGCGGGAGACGATGTAGTTCTGACCATTGTGAACCTCGATCCGCACCAGACTCAGATTGGTTGGACGGACCTGCAACTGATGGAACTCGGTATGCCGCTGGCGGGTGAGTTTGAAGCGCACGACCTGCTCACAGGCGAGACATATCTGTGGCAAGGGTCATATAACTATGTGAGCCTAGACCCGGAAAAAATGCCGGCACACATCCTGTTACTGCATCCGAAGCATCTTTCCGAACACACGGCCGCGGAGAGTACCGAAGATTGAGCACAACCATCGTACGTCCGAAGAGGAAGAAGTCCGGCAGCGCCACTGATCCGCTCTGGTTCAAAGACGCAGTCATCTATGAACTACATGTGAAGGCGTTCGCCGATAGCAACAATGATGGCATCGGCGACTTTCCCGGCTTGATGGGAAAGCTGGATTATCTGCAGGAGCTGGGTGTCACTTGCATTTGGTTGCTGCCCTTTTTCCCTTCGCCGCAGCGTGACGATGGCTACGACATCTCTGACTACCTGAGCGTGAACCCGGCCTACGGCACGGTCAACGACTTTCAGTCTTTCCTTGCGGCTGCTCACGCTCGCGGCATGCAGGTGATGATTGAGCTCGTCATCAATCACACAAGCGATCAGCATCCATGGTTTCAGGCAGCACGCAATGCACCGGCTGGATCGCCCGAACGAAACATGTATGTGTGGAGCGATTCGGACAAGTTGTACGACGGTGTCCGCATCATCTTCACCGACACGGAAAAATCCAACTGGACATGGGACGCCGTTGCCGGGCAGTACTACTGGCACCGATTCTTCTCACATCAGCCAGATCTAAATTTTGACAATCCGGTGGTACGCGAAACAGTAGCCGATATCATGCGCTACTGGCTGGATATGGGTGTAGACGGCCTCCGCCTCGACGCAATTCCCTACCTGATCGAGCGAGATGGCACCTCCTGCGAGAACGTTCCGGAAACTCACCTGGTCATTAAAGAACTTCGCGCGGTCATGGAATCCGAATATGAAAACCGCATGATCCTGGCGGAAGCGAATATGTGGCCAGAAGATGTGCGGCCATACTTTGGCGACGGTGATGAATGCCACATGGCATTCCACTTCCCCCTGATGCCGCGCATTTACATGGCACTGCGACAGGAGGATCGCCTTCCCATCACCGAAATCATGGCGCGCACGCCTGACATTCCATCGAATTGCCAATGGGGCATTTTCCTACGCAATCATGATGAACTCACGCTGGAGATGGTCTCCGACGACGAGCGTGATTACATGTACCTGGCCTATTCGGCAGATCCGCGCATGCGTATCAACGTAGGTATTCGCCGTCGGCTTGCTCCGCTGCTGGACAATAACCGTCGCCGCATTGAGC contains the following coding sequences:
- a CDS encoding alpha-1,4-glucan--maltose-1-phosphate maltosyltransferase: MKPKEGRSRVIIENVQPQVDCGRHAVKRVVGDRVVVSAAIYSDGHDHVAAKLFYRRESEDTWRTAPFMERGNDVWEAEFTADAIGPWLYTVQAWVDHFGTWVHDLHKRIDAQTTTSPAEMPGGPEQNEGGSATDENTVALEDLTATKKSSTGASTPAPSNDIALALRTGATLLDQASARARTADAQTLKGAASSLRYLAEKNANFYEFPLSNDLILLALQYPDLNFATTYSKGFPLWVDRERARFSTWYEFFPRSCGANGAHGTLRDAMALLPEVAEMGFDVVYFPPIHPIGTAFRKGRNNSIFAAPDDVGSPWAIGNRDGGHKAILRELGTFADFEQLIGTAQKLKMEIALDIAFQCAPDHPWVHDHPNWFKIRPDGSIQYAENPPKKYQDIYPINFESDDWRALWEELCSVFLFWIDKGVRIFRVDNPHTKAIPFWEWCIAEIRQTHPEVVFLAEAFTRPHVMYGLAKIGYTQSYTYFSWRTEKHELTQYMQEITTPPVSEFFRPNLWPNTPDILVEFLQEGGRAAFQQRAILAATLSASYGIYGPTYELCEHVPAKPKSEEYLDSEKYQLRTWDREDPISIAPLVTLLNRLRNAHPALQTNDSLHFHGISNDSLIAYSKRAGDDVVLTIVNLDPHQTQIGWTDLQLMELGMPLAGEFEAHDLLTGETYLWQGSYNYVSLDPEKMPAHILLLHPKHLSEHTAAESTED
- a CDS encoding glycoside hydrolase family 15 protein, coding for MTKEEHETEEPLHAARIEDYALIGDCETAALICRNGSLDWLCWPTFASGACFAALLGTADHGYFQIRPSAEEVVTEDEWRYKPHTLIVEKVWKTERGAVLVSDFMPPRGNNSDVVRIVKGLRGSVKMRMDLVLRFDYGRTIPWVERVDHHMRAIAGPELVVLRTEAPLHGEGLTTVSDFEVREGESVCFVLSYGSSLQEDPASFDPHDAYRDTEIFWTEWTSQRKGHTDWEDCVERSLITLKALTYRPTGGLVAAPTTSLPEQIGGVRNWDYRCCWLRDTAFTLLVLLHEGYTEEAQAWRGWLLRAIAGSAEQIQSLYGLGGERQLTEWQADWLPGYENSKPVNIGNKAAEQLQLDVFGEVIAALSHTPTVKDDVWRPAVRSLVINMLEHLENIWQLPDNGIWEVRGPQQHFVHSKVMAWVAFSRAIEGYERTDDKGDAKLQEAVERWRHVRDAIHRDVCVNGYDAERNTFVQAYGSHALDAALLRIPLVGFLPANDPRVAGTLKAVQQELQRGDLVLRYNTDGDDGLPPGEGAFLACSFWMTGVMYLSGQQAEARAMFERLLKLRNPLGLIAEEYDMQEMRQVGNFPQAFSHLTMAHAATILSGGKGPWSEGLESAERR